Genomic window (Nicotiana sylvestris chromosome 7, ASM39365v2, whole genome shotgun sequence):
ATTTTCAGCAGTAATCGTTGTGTTTTCATGAGATAAATCATCAACCGCAATTGTTGAGCAATTTCGAGTTTTAAAACTAGAAGAATTGAGATAACagttttgaaccagaaattaggTTGGGAAGAAGGTGAGTATCAATTTCTGGGCTTCAATTCCGAGCTCAAAGCTCTGATGCCATACTGAAGTTTGGTGATTAATCACCAGTAGAAACCCTAGCTACGAGGgagaagagaaagagaagaagaagaactgaGTTATTTGAGAAAGAGAATGAAGGAAGCAGTGAAAATTGTATTCACCACATACAGTGcatctcttatatatatatatatatatatatatatatatatatatatatatataatcactATTGTAGCAAACAAACTAATTAAGTACCTCATTAACTCACTAACTTCCTAACTAATCAACCATATATAAATAGGCTAAACTGCTCTCATAATCAAGTCACTTCTTTCTCCTCAACAATTAATAACTTCCATTTGAAAGTTGTAAATCTAACATGGCATTATTCTACGAAGGGATAATTTGTGCGTTTATACAAAGTATTGAATATATAAAGAAATAATTTAAGAGTTTATATGCATGAAGACGTGcctaaaattatatttttaaaattcctaACCTAAATTAAAAAGAAACATATTAAttgatctgaaaccctaaattagGAAAATAACTAAATGATATATTAATGGATTCGAAGTTCTAAATACTAAGAaaaaaattcaataattattttgtctagtgtgaaatATATTTCTAATGGGTTAAAAACGAGCGATATTTTGCTAAGGAATTTTGTGCTCTTAATATAGTATAAATTATAATTACACAAGTGAAAATAAAAAGTAATAGGTATAAAGAGAGCAAAAGGGATAAAAGAGAATTAAGGAAATGAAAATAATTAATAGAGTGGGTTGAGATTTGTTTCAGATTCAAATTTCAGAGGCGATAAGAATACTAGTCTTGCCGTTTCAATTTAATTGATGCACTTTTCTTATTAATTCGTTCAAAAAAaatgatatatttttatatttggaaataatttaactttaaacttcccattttataaattttactcttaatgaattttttttatagTCATACAAATATCATGATCCCATAAAACTTTTATCCTTTATATTTTAGGACCGaatattttaaaaatctttttttttttaagaagtaCGTGATTTATGCTCATTTGTTCATGCCAAGATAACGGATATCTCAAGAAATCAATCGAAATGAACCAAGCTAAACTCGAATATTATGATTATAATTGAATTTTTTTAAAGTAAGCAGCAGTGTGTCCGAGGAAACAGGTGTCCACACTGATTTGTTACTGCATGCTGCTGACCCATCTTTTCCCTTCTCATTTACTACGCCACTTGTTCATCTTCTGTTTCATTTATTATTCACTCCCTCTTTCGtatctgcttattattattacCTTCTCTTCCCGAGAAACAGTGTCTAGCAGAGAAAGAGCAAACAAGAAAGAAGAAGCAAAtgaattcaaagaaaaacaacTCACCAAGAAAAAGGTTGAGAAAATATCATACAAGAAAAGCTCCTATTATTAGCTCTTATATGGACATGGCTGAAGCTAGAAGAGAAATTGTTCATGCTTTACAACTTCATCgatcttcatcttcatctccaACTCCGTCTATTAATAGCCCAAAGAAGTACACATTATTGGGTCAAGGAGGTAACAACAATGAAAATAGAATCAAGGATTTATAGACGAGTTTAACTAATATATATATGGTTAGAATTTTTATACCATCAGGTTATTTTTGTAGCAGATAGTATTTTGTAGTAGACCACAGATAACTTGTTTTATTTTCGAGATTTTAAATCCCGCATTTTAAGGAAGTTTACCTTTAAACTAAATTATTTAAATGATTTGGTagtataatttttttctttttacacttCCAGTATTCGTAATTTTTTTGGTTTCTCCCCGTATCCGGCACTTGCATTGGAGTCCGATTATATCCGAATTCTTCCTGCGTGGGGAAGCGCTCCCTATCAAGAATTTTTTCATACTATCGGTTGAGGGAGTAGCAGTCCCATCCCTACCATCGGTGGTATtcgtaattttttttttacataatataATGTTCTAACGCTTGACTGTTAAATGGCTTGTAATATATGTGAAGTCAAATAGCCCCAATATCGTAAGGTAGAAATAAGTGTAACATGACATGTATGTTCATGAAATTAGAAAAATGTAGCGAAGTCTTCTTTCGACTATAAATTGATACCATCTTTTTTCTGactttcttttattctatttttattttttaagaaagTATTGCTCATTAAATTAGATAAGAATTCTGAATAGCCTGCTTCCTACCCTATAAATTCAAATTATTAATTGCTTTTACTTTTTGTTATTCTATATTTGTTAAATAAATTCGAAGTCTTTTCTCTTTAATTTCTTTCTATCATTCTAGTTTTTCTAAAGAAAGTTGTTATGAAATAAGATAAATTAAAGTTCTGAATAGACTTCTTTCTACCCTATAAAAatcaaagtttttttttaatactttctgctattttatttttctaaagaAAGTTATTTTCACGCCCTTTTCTTACTTTCTATTATTCTATCTATTTCTATCTTAGCAGTTGTAAGCTCTCAACAATATTACTATTACTCAATAGTGGAATCTATGCCTATTCCTGAACCAACATGGTCTACAACGGCTCCGGCAATACTTAATGCACTGCCACCGCTGCCGCTGCCGCTGCCGCCACCTCCGCCGCTGTCTTCTTCTTCCGGTGAAGTTCCAGAGTTTGAATGGTGGATAGGGTTTTTGAAGTCGTTGGACGGCAAGAAGAGTGCTAACAATGGTGAAGTagtcatagaaaaatattttcctctagAAGAAAATGTTTTGATGGAAAATTCAAAGACAGGTTTTGGTCAATTAGAACATGGATTAAACAGTGAGTCTCCTAATTGTATAGATAAGAATGATGATCCTAATTACCAATTTCCAGATGAGTGGTTGATTATCCCTACAGCTGATGATGATTATGTACTTGAGCTTTAATTAAGTAACTTTTGTGTCAACTTTTTTAATACTAATTCAATTATTATATATgagaaaggttttttttttttattcttgcaTAGTCTACCAGCAGTGACAGGCAGGTAATGAACACCAGTATTGTTCTTGGAGCAATTTTCGTCATGAAGCAAGAAATACCTAAAATGTCTAATTTCATAACTTTGAAGCACGTCTAAAATGTTACTCCTGTCTCAATTTGTGgatattttttgcttttttagATTTAAACTTAAAGTTAGACCATGCATttggataaaataaaattattttttcaaaataaaatttatttattttgaaactACTTATAAAAAGTAAGATaaattataataattaatatttaaaatatttaaaatgcaTATGAAACAATTATGTTTAAAAAATAAGTCGTTTGACTCTAAATATATTCTTACATAAATTGGGAAAGAGGAAgtaattaaatataattttatatataaaaattgatAGTGTGAAGAAGTTCTATACTATCAGCATCAGGTATGTTATAATCGATTTTACGTTTCTTTTCAGGTAATTAGTTTCATTTATTATAAATATAGTTACTTATTCTTTTAGATAACTTATTGCCTAGGCATTCTTCTATAGTTTTTGCCGTAAAGTCACTAAAACTCAAAACAAATATTACACACACTAATAAATATGCACACATATGGAGACGTAGCTAATTTAGTGAAGCGTCACTGATCTTAGTTAGGGTTGACGTACCATTTTGCTTATGGGTTTAGCATAATTTAATCACTAGTCTAGTCAGGCCTTACCTATTGTTCTGCTTAGGGTGAAGCACACAAATAGCTTTTAATCGTGGATAGTCCTAAATTTTTGTCTTCCTTTGTTTCATGGATAGTACTTTAGAGTTAATTAGTGTTGTCTCTCGCTTGTTACATGGGCTAGTACTTTTAATTTTTGATCTTGAAATTCTGCCCATGAAATAAGCGGGAGTCGAACATAAAAATTATCTTTAAAAAAATCGGGCTCGTATATAACATGGTAGAGCGGGCTCGAAACATGAGGATTTGAAGATCGATCCCTGGTCCCACCGGACCAGAACCCGAGATCAGAATGTTTCGTCCTTAAGAACAATGAGTATGTGGTCCCAGAATCGATTCTGACTCCGATCGAGCTCGAGGAAACATTGTCAACAGAAGACCGCAATAACAAAAGACCGAAATACCCGTGACCAGTCAGATATTACGGCgggaatctcggcacgtatcaataaGGAACCGGCAAATCAGGAGATCTTTGCCTTTTATAGAGTTATACCTAATATAGGACTTCCCTACTATATAAGGGGGTCTGATTACTTGTAAAAGACATGGTAACAATCATTCAGAAGTAATATACTATTATTTTCTCTTAAaagttcttcttcaattgtgtgacACTAGTCGAAGATATTCTATTCAAGGGTGGCTCACCTCCCAAGGTTGTAACTGATCAATTCGTgtggtttgaatttactttattTCAATTGTAATTTAATTTAACTCTTTGTATCAATTTAATCCACGTATGcttaaaaccacttacaaattcaattgttatccggtttgagggtaaatagtttggcgcccaacGTAGggttaaggataatagtggttatttgataCAAATTTTCCATAACACATACtactttacacttgttctttgaagtgccTCTAATTTCAGGTTAaatctcaaaatgtcaaactcatAATTGGCACCCCTACATGTTGACAATGAGTCCGGTCACCACGGTGAAAATAACAACATAATGCCCGATAACGAGGTACCGCCCGTTGATCCCATCGGAATTCCAGTCGCGGACCCGTTGGACGCTAACTAGCATCTGGCTATCGACACAAACATGCCTACCGACCCCGAGAAAAACATCTGTGGTGGAGCCCGATCGACAACAAAGAATACTCAAAACAATGGAGGAGATGGAATCAATCTACGGATGATCGTCGAAATGTTACAACCTCAACAAGCGGCGATAGCTCAGTTCTAGAACCAAAGCCGCGCACCGAGCATAACTGAACCCGATCTGTTCCCAGAAATCATTCGCAGGGAAGAATCGGTCCCAAAGAGGTCGAATGAAAACGAGTCGGGGACCAACCCCaagatcataaaaatgctcgaggaactgacAAAATGAATAGAATCAGGGGAGAAAAAAATCGAAGCAAATGTCAAAAAGGTAGAaacctacaattccagggtcgaccaaatcccgggagCCCTGCCGCTACTAAAAAGCCTGGATTCCAAAAAGTTCGTACAATAACCTTTTCCtccaagtgcggctccgaagccgaTTCCTAAAAAATTCAACATGCCCGAGATTCCCAAGTACAATGGAACGACCGACCCAAATGAGCATGTCACTTCCTACACATGTGCTATCAAAGGGAACgacttggaggatgatgagatcgagtctgtcttgTTGAAGTAATTCGGAGAGACCTTGTCAAAGGGAGCTATGATATGATATCACAACTTGCCTCCTAATactattgactcatttgctatgcttacAGACTCTTTCATGAAAGCACACGCCAGGCCTATCAAGGTCGAAACCAGGAAGTCAGACATTTTAAAAGTAAGATAGAAGGATAATGAAATGCTCAGGGAGTTCGTATCTcggtttcaaatggaacggatggatctTCCACTGGTCGATGATGATTGGGTCATTCAAGTTTTTACCCAAGGAATCAATGgtcgaagctcggtggcttcacagCAGTTGAAGCAGAATCTGATAGAGTAACCAGCTGTTACTTGGGTTGATGTGCAAAACCGATATTAATCGAAAATCAAAGTCAAAGATGATCAACTTGGGGCTCCTTCCGAGTCCGTTTATCCCTTTAGATCCATCGACAGAGTCAAGAGAGATTTCGACCATGAACCGAGGTCAAACAGCGACCGATACCAGCAGTACAATGGAGATCAAAGAAACAGTGGGTTAGGACGGAATTCTATACgaagtgaaagaagaaataaTCGAGGTCAGAGCAGCCGAGGACTCATGAGAAAGAACAGTTTCGGCATGCCTATCAGGCCTAAAGAAGCACCAAGGTTATCAGAATATAACTTTAATGTTGATGTTGCTGCCATCGTATCAGCTATCGGACACAATAAGGACACCAAATGGCCTCGACCTCTAAAATCCAacccagcccaaaggtatcctAACCAGATGTGAAAGTATCATGGCACTCACGGCCACAGAACAAAGGATTGCCGACAGTTGAGGGAGGAGGTGGCCCGATTATCAACAACGGGCATCTTCGAGAATTCCTGAGCAaccgagccaagaatcatttcagaaaTAAGGATTCTAATAACAGACCGAACAAAAAAAACATCAACACGTCATTAACATGATCATCGATGGGGTCGATGTTCCTCAAGGGCCAATGTTAAAAcgcaccaaagtatccatcacaagggagAAATGGACTCGAGATTATATACCAGAAGGAACTTTGTCTTTCAACAACGAGGACGCAGAAGGGATCGTCCAGCcccacaacgatgcactggtaatatctgcaTTCATAAGTAAATCTCGAGTTAAGCATGtattaattgatccaggtagctcggccaatatcatcCGATTGAGGGTCGTAGAACAGCTCGGCCTACACGATCAAATCGTGCCTTCAATCCGAGTTCTAAATAGATTCAACATGTCATGTGAAACAACTAAGGGAGAGATACCAGTGAATGCCGTCGGGACCATCCTGGAAACTAAGTTTTATGTGATTGAAGGAAACATGAGGTACAACACCCTGTTCGGGAGGCCatacaacatgagggcagtggcCTCGACTCTTCACAAAATGTTAAAATTCCAACGCCAGGAGGGACTAAAACAATCTACGAGGAACAACCAACcacaaaggaaatgtttgcagtcgAAGAAGTGATTCCAATATAAACACTCACAACATCAAAGGAACCAAGTTTGGATACAAAGCAAGAGGCTAAATAGCAATTACCGACACCAGCCACGATCCAATCGGATAAGCACGGACTGGTGAAGATGATGATTATAGGGTTCCCATATCTTTTATAGTCCTCGATTGTCacaacccgaattttccaccatcgagaccgtgatggcgcctaacattttacCCGTTAGACAAGCCAATGTTACTAATTAATTTACCTTTTTActttatcttttaacaatttacaagTTAATATAAGAATAAcagcggagcaaaataagaaagaACAGAATATAACAGATTAACTTAGTACAAATACGAAACCATAATAAaactctacccagaactggtgtcacaatctcacggacggtctacgaatactacatacaaaggtcTAAACAAGGAAATGTACACATGTTCGAAAGTAGATAAACAGAAAAGAAATATGATAGAAGGGGACGCTAAGGACTGCGGatacctgcaggactaccttgggtctccactggactgaaggcaacaacctcgaaCTACGGTCCGTAGGGTCTagtactgggatctgcacaaaaagtgtagagtgtagtatcagtacaaccgaccccatgtactggtaagtgtcgaacctaaccttggcgaagtagtgacgaggctaggacacgacaaacatCATAAATATGTGCAGTTAAATGATATCTCAcagaataacaataatagaagctAAACAGAAATTAACGGGAAGGGGCAACATGTTATGGGGAAATACCAGAATAAGAAAACACTGAAATAACGGAAATGAAACAATTaaggcacttgaaccgataacagcAAATAATCACATCAAACAGAAAATGAATGCAcagcaccacccttcgtgcttttactctcaatcctcaccatgcagtcaataataaacatgtacacggcatcacccttcgtgctttatcactctttcttaCCGTATgaataagtatgaatgtgcacggcatcacccttcgtgttttatctatcttcctcaccatatgcatcagtataatgtaaatgtgcacgacatcacccttcgtgctttatcactctttccttactgtcacaccttctttttacacCCGAGGGTaatataaggaagttttttcaattaaagtgacataattcgaaatgggattattttatttaaattttcagagtcgtcacttggaataatttatggtgttccaagtcaccgatttattttaaaatctcaagtcaaggaaatttgactttatttaaaagtttgcgaccagaaattctagataaggaattttgtaaacccaggagaaggtgttaggaattttCGGGTTCCGTGAttcgagcacggtcgcttaaactattaaaattggcccaattatctgattaattacatgttttaaacctattgtgcatttttaacttattaccgctttttattattttaatcactttttaggatttatggaattatttcttgaacaagttacgattatcgtacacttgccgttttggaacaTGCCGCAaatcacgctacatgaaatgcacccgcgattcgcgacatgtttatttttattgatgttcgaagttgttatgatcgggtcgcatgaaatgcacactcaaATTGGGATTTACATATCGTGACCACGCCATATGAACTGTACCCATAACCACGATGATTTAATTATAGATCGCCTAAAGCAACCTATGATGTCTATGAATGGTGTAATTATCAATTTGGTGATTAAATATATAACTATGCGACGAACTCGACTCAAAAGTAGGGGCAGCTTCGAGGTGCTTTTAAATGAGATTTTTGGCTAGTTTAGGTGTTGCATTTTGCAGTTGATTCGGGGCTGTTTGCGAGCTGGTTTTTCAGCTGATTTTAGCTATTGCTTCAGCTGTGTTTTTTGAAGCTTAAGATGGTATATCTGGGGAAGAAGAAGCTGGTGTTCTAATAGCTGTTTGGGGTGGATTTTCGGCTCATTTATGGGTGTTTTTGGGGGCTGATTTTTGGTGTAATTTGGAGCCAAGATTTAGGAATGGCCCTTCGTTTTTTTGAAAATTAGGAATAAAAATCCTTGTCTCTATTGAAAGAGGAGATGACAGTCCTTTGATTTTTGAGAAGGATATGGTTCAAATCTCATTTGGGAAAAGGGGTCTTCCGCCGTTTTTCCTTTTTTGTCTAGGCCTTTGGTTCTAGGATTTAGGCATTATTTTATAGGGGGTAGAAATTATGTTAGGTCAAATGGGAAATGGGTATGGGCTTGGATCCATGGGCTAAGGATGATTGGGCTTGAATTTAGGGAATTGAGTCATGAATTTGGGTTAATTAACTTTGTGGCAGGAAGACtaaatcaaattttttttttcatttttcttttttctttgattttaaagtctaataaaatcctaaatcaatctaatttgtaaaaattaaaattgtttatctattaaaacaactaattaacttaaaactaaataaaaacactACTTTCTAAGGACTAAAAgctaaatatataaaaataactattttttgtgatttttcttaataaaattaattcctacatgtAAATTGGACCTAagatgacatgaaattaaaacgtgatattttttttcattttcttatgattttaaaatgttaaaaatgcatgaaatacaattaaataaagaaaaacttctaaaatcccttaaaaattatttttgatttattattaggagttattttcatgtagggcaaaaattatgTGCTCACAGTTGttcctctttgctcggaaacataaagagttttcggacaaagataaagtgagaaattacgagcaatttttgcccgtttaaaACTCCACTTGaaagcattttgaaaaagtttgaccgaaccttgcttcggaggttgcttacatatccttggctataaaggaatcaggtcggtgtagttTTAGAAGGATGATGGAGTGATGAGttcgagagtcgagtgaggttccgtcgaGACTCCAGTCCGCGGtcttgttattacatcaaaatcaaaatgaaaaagactaactaaacttATCAGCtacaagttacaagattcctatctataaatttTCTAAAGCTTGAGTCTTGGCAGGTTCTTCCTGCAAACTCTGATCTGAATATTGACGCTTGTTAGCTGTGAATGCtggttcatttttcttcagctcttcggatcaaggcgggacatgcaaagcttgtgacttcaatcatatcttgggcagtccacatcttttctccgcttctgcacttagagttcaacttcttttgttgttcttcttttcttttatttgggttgagactcCTTCTTTTGGTCACCTCAAACCTTGTG
Coding sequences:
- the LOC104237516 gene encoding uncharacterized protein, whose protein sequence is MNSKKNNSPRKRLRKYHTRKAPIISSYMDMAEARREIVHALQLHRSSSSSPTPSINSPKKYTLLGQGVVSSQQYYYYSIVESMPIPEPTWSTTAPAILNALPPLPLPLPPPPPLSSSSGEVPEFEWWIGFLKSLDGKKSANNGEVVIEKYFPLEENVLMENSKTGFGQLEHGLNSESPNCIDKNDDPNYQFPDEWLIIPTADDDYVLEL